In Streptomyces sp. 840.1, one DNA window encodes the following:
- the galE gene encoding UDP-glucose 4-epimerase GalE gives MTWMVTGGAGYIGAHVVRAMLAGGQRVVVYDDLSTGSAEKVPEGVPLVTGSVLDRPALGAAIRDHGVTGVVHIAGKKQVGESVERPLHYYRENVTGLEVLLESMVDAGVDRLVFSSSAAVYGMPDVTLVTEDTPCAPMSPYGETKLVGEWLIHAAARAHGLRCASLRYFNVAGAASPELADAGVFNLIPMVFERLEAGLGPRIFGDDYATPDGTCVRDYIHVEDIASAHLAAAHRLDDAERGTDLTLNIGRGEGSSVREMVDRILKVTDHADTVPEVTARRPGDPARVVAAADRIRAELGWSARFGLDEMIDSAWQGWRLRHP, from the coding sequence ATGACCTGGATGGTTACGGGCGGGGCGGGATACATCGGCGCACACGTCGTGCGCGCGATGCTCGCGGGCGGTCAGCGGGTCGTCGTGTACGACGACCTGTCGACCGGCAGCGCCGAGAAGGTACCCGAAGGGGTGCCTCTGGTGACCGGCAGCGTCCTGGACCGTCCGGCGCTGGGCGCGGCGATCCGCGACCACGGGGTGACCGGTGTGGTGCACATCGCGGGCAAGAAGCAGGTCGGTGAGTCCGTCGAGCGGCCCCTGCACTACTACCGGGAGAACGTGACGGGCCTGGAGGTGCTGCTGGAGAGCATGGTCGACGCGGGTGTCGACCGGCTGGTGTTCTCCTCGTCCGCCGCCGTCTACGGCATGCCCGACGTCACCCTCGTCACCGAGGACACCCCGTGCGCGCCGATGAGCCCGTACGGCGAGACCAAGCTCGTCGGGGAGTGGCTGATCCACGCCGCCGCCCGCGCCCACGGGCTGCGCTGCGCCTCGCTCCGCTATTTCAACGTGGCCGGCGCGGCGTCGCCCGAACTGGCCGACGCCGGGGTGTTCAACCTCATCCCGATGGTCTTCGAGCGCCTCGAGGCCGGCCTGGGCCCGCGGATCTTCGGCGACGACTACGCGACGCCCGACGGCACCTGCGTCCGCGACTACATCCACGTCGAGGACATCGCCTCCGCCCACCTCGCGGCCGCGCACCGGCTCGACGACGCGGAGCGCGGTACGGATCTCACGCTCAACATCGGACGCGGCGAGGGCAGCTCCGTACGGGAGATGGTCGACCGCATCCTCAAGGTCACGGACCACGCGGACACCGTCCCCGAGGTGACCGCCCGCCGGCCCGGTGACCCCGCGCGCGTGGTCGCGGCCGCCGACCGGATCCGGGCGGAGCTGGGCTGGTCGGCCCGGTTCGGCCTGGACGAGATGATCGACTCCGCCTGGCAGGGCTGGCGCCTGCGCCACCCGTAG
- a CDS encoding glucose-1-phosphate thymidylyltransferase, which translates to MKALVLSGGAGTRLRPITHTSAKQLVPVANKPVLFYGLEAIAEAGITEVGIIVGDTEEEIRAAVGDGSRFGIDVTYIPQAEPLGLAHAVLIAQRFLGDEDFVMYLGDNFIIGGIAGLVEGFRTDRPDAQILLTQVPDPTSFGVAELDGDGRVVALEEKPREPKSDLALVGVYLFTRVIHEAVRSIRPSWRGELEITHAIQWLIDQERDVRSTMIRGYWKDTGNVTDMLEVNRTVLETIEPSTEGAHVDDESEIIGRVRIEQGARVTRSRIVGPAIIGARSVISDAYVGPFTSVAQECRIEDSEIEYSIVLRGASIDGVRRVEASLIGHEVEVTPAPRSPSAHRLVLGDHSKVQISS; encoded by the coding sequence GTGAAGGCTCTCGTACTTTCCGGTGGGGCAGGCACCCGGCTCCGTCCCATCACCCACACCTCTGCCAAGCAGCTGGTCCCCGTGGCGAACAAGCCGGTGCTGTTCTACGGCCTGGAAGCCATCGCGGAAGCGGGCATCACCGAGGTCGGCATCATCGTGGGGGACACCGAGGAGGAGATCCGCGCGGCGGTCGGGGACGGTTCCCGGTTCGGCATCGACGTCACCTACATCCCGCAGGCCGAGCCGCTCGGCCTCGCCCACGCGGTCCTGATCGCGCAGCGCTTCCTCGGTGACGAGGACTTCGTCATGTACCTCGGTGACAACTTCATCATCGGCGGTATCGCCGGTCTGGTCGAGGGATTCCGGACCGACCGGCCCGACGCGCAGATCCTGCTCACCCAGGTGCCGGACCCGACCTCGTTCGGCGTCGCGGAGCTCGACGGGGACGGCAGGGTGGTGGCCCTGGAGGAGAAGCCCAGGGAGCCCAAGAGCGACCTGGCACTCGTCGGCGTCTACCTCTTCACCCGGGTCATCCACGAGGCGGTCCGGTCCATCCGCCCGTCCTGGCGCGGTGAACTGGAGATCACCCACGCCATCCAGTGGCTGATCGACCAGGAGCGCGACGTCCGCTCCACCATGATCCGCGGGTACTGGAAGGACACCGGCAACGTCACCGACATGCTGGAGGTCAACCGGACCGTCCTGGAGACCATCGAACCGTCCACCGAGGGCGCCCACGTCGACGACGAGAGCGAGATCATCGGCCGGGTGCGGATCGAGCAGGGCGCCCGGGTCACCCGCAGCCGGATCGTCGGCCCCGCCATCATCGGCGCCCGCTCGGTGATCAGCGACGCCTACGTGGGACCGTTCACCTCGGTCGCCCAGGAGTGCCGGATCGAGGACAGCGAGATCGAGTACTCCATCGTCCTGCGGGGCGCCTCGATCGACGGCGTCCGCCGCGTGGAGGCCTCCCTCATCGGCCACGAGGTCGAGGTGACCCCGGCCCCCCGCAGCCCCTCGGCCCACCGTCTCGTCCTCGGCGACCACAGCAAGGTGCAGATCTCCTCATGA
- the rfbB gene encoding dTDP-glucose 4,6-dehydratase has translation MTNPTTNPTADPITPRTTTRILVTGGAGFIGSHYVRTLLGPEGPGDVAVTVLDKLTYAGNPANLDAVRDHPGFSFVQGDICDAELVGGLMAGHDQVVHFAAESHVDRSIDGGAAFVRTNVVGTHTLVHAAHLAGVSVFVHISTDEVYGSIDEGSWTESEPLAPNSPYSASKASSDLIALSYHRTHGLDVRVTRCSNNYGHHHFPEKVIPLFVTNLLEGRPVPLYGDGAHVRDWLHIDDHVQGIELVRTRGRAGEVYNIGGGTELSNKELTGLLLEACGADWDTDVTHVEDRKGHDRRYSVDCTKIREELGYEPRKDFRKGLAETVRWYRENSAWWEPLKERAAL, from the coding sequence ATGACGAATCCCACGACGAACCCCACGGCGGACCCCATCACGCCCCGCACGACGACGCGCATCCTGGTGACCGGTGGCGCCGGCTTCATCGGCTCGCACTACGTCCGCACGCTGCTGGGCCCCGAGGGACCGGGCGACGTGGCCGTCACGGTCCTCGACAAGCTCACCTACGCCGGCAACCCGGCCAACCTCGACGCCGTCCGCGACCACCCCGGCTTCTCCTTCGTCCAGGGCGACATCTGCGACGCGGAACTGGTCGGCGGTCTGATGGCCGGGCACGACCAGGTGGTGCACTTCGCCGCCGAATCGCACGTGGACCGCTCCATCGACGGCGGCGCCGCCTTCGTCCGTACCAACGTCGTGGGAACGCACACCCTCGTCCACGCCGCGCACCTGGCGGGTGTCTCGGTCTTCGTCCACATCTCCACCGACGAGGTCTACGGATCGATCGACGAGGGCTCCTGGACCGAGAGCGAACCCCTCGCGCCCAACTCCCCGTACTCCGCCTCCAAGGCGTCCAGCGACCTGATCGCGCTCTCGTACCACCGCACCCACGGACTCGACGTGCGGGTGACCCGCTGCTCCAACAACTACGGGCACCACCACTTCCCCGAGAAGGTCATCCCGCTCTTCGTCACCAACCTCCTGGAGGGCCGGCCGGTCCCGCTGTACGGCGACGGCGCCCACGTCCGCGACTGGCTGCACATCGACGACCACGTCCAGGGCATCGAACTCGTCCGCACCCGGGGACGGGCGGGCGAGGTCTACAACATCGGCGGCGGCACCGAGCTGTCCAACAAGGAACTCACCGGACTGCTGCTGGAGGCCTGCGGCGCCGACTGGGACACGGACGTCACCCATGTCGAGGACCGCAAGGGCCACGACCGGCGCTACTCGGTGGACTGCACCAAGATCCGCGAGGAGCTCGGTTACGAACCGCGCAAGGACTTCCGCAAGGGCCTCGCGGAGACCGTGCGCTGGTACCGCGAGAACAGCGCCTGGTGGGAGCCGCTCAAGGAGAGGGCGGCGCTGTGA
- the rfbD gene encoding dTDP-4-dehydrorhamnose reductase has protein sequence MSPVWLVTGAAGMLAQDLLAALAAEDVTTVATDREALDIADPDRVREAFAAHGPAVVVNCAAWTAVDDAETREEDALRVNGTGPAVLARACREHGAVLLHVSTDYVFAGDGARPYGEDAPTGPRSAYGRTKLAGERAVLETLPDTGYVVRTAWLYGAGGGNFVRTMIRLEGARETLDVVDDQRGQPTWTVDLAARLVRLGLAALEGTAPAGVYHGTSGGETTWFGFTQEIFRLLGADPARVRPATSEAFVRPAPRPAFSVLAQSRFAAAGIEPIRDWRTALGEAFPALLAAERP, from the coding sequence GTGAGCCCGGTCTGGCTGGTCACCGGAGCGGCCGGAATGCTGGCCCAGGACCTGCTGGCGGCCCTCGCGGCCGAAGACGTCACCACCGTCGCCACGGACCGCGAGGCCCTGGACATCGCCGACCCGGACCGCGTCCGCGAGGCGTTCGCCGCCCACGGTCCCGCCGTCGTGGTGAACTGCGCCGCCTGGACCGCCGTGGACGACGCCGAGACCCGGGAGGAGGACGCGCTGCGCGTCAACGGCACCGGCCCCGCGGTCCTCGCGCGCGCCTGCCGCGAGCACGGCGCCGTCCTGCTCCACGTCTCCACGGACTACGTGTTCGCCGGGGACGGCGCCCGGCCGTACGGGGAGGACGCCCCCACCGGCCCGCGCAGCGCCTACGGACGCACCAAGCTCGCGGGCGAACGCGCCGTCCTGGAGACCCTCCCCGACACCGGCTACGTGGTCCGCACCGCCTGGCTCTACGGGGCCGGCGGCGGCAACTTCGTCCGGACGATGATCAGGCTGGAGGGCGCCAGGGAGACCCTCGACGTGGTGGACGACCAGCGCGGCCAGCCCACCTGGACCGTCGACCTGGCCGCCCGGCTGGTCCGGCTCGGCCTTGCCGCCCTGGAGGGCACCGCCCCGGCGGGCGTCTACCACGGCACCAGCGGGGGCGAGACGACCTGGTTCGGCTTCACCCAGGAAATCTTCCGGCTGCTCGGCGCCGACCCGGCCCGGGTGCGCCCGGCCACCAGCGAGGCCTTCGTCCGGCCCGCCCCGCGCCCGGCGTTCAGCGTGCTGGCGCAGAGCCGCTTCGCGGCGGCCGGCATCGAGCCGATCCGGGACTGGCGCACCGCCCTGGGCGAGGCGTTCCCGGCGCTGCTCGCAGCGGAACGCCCCTGA
- the rfbC gene encoding dTDP-4-dehydrorhamnose 3,5-epimerase, giving the protein MRQLSIPGAWVHEPEVLTDGRGSFHEWFRASDLDAAQGHTLGLAQANFSSSARGTLRGIHFADVPPGQAKYVKCVRGAVLDVVVDIRAGSPTYKRWEAVRLDDSAHRAVYLAEGLGHAFMALTDDACVLYLCSQGYAPAREHGIDPLDPELGIDWPLDVAPLLSGKDASAPSLAEAEEQGLLPSYAQCEAYYARLRTAGPPPIGLRADGGPLLSTAGR; this is encoded by the coding sequence ATGCGCCAGCTCTCCATTCCAGGGGCCTGGGTGCACGAGCCCGAGGTCCTCACGGACGGCCGAGGCAGCTTCCACGAGTGGTTCAGGGCCTCGGATCTCGATGCGGCGCAGGGGCACACGCTGGGGCTCGCGCAGGCCAACTTCTCCAGTTCCGCCCGGGGCACGCTGCGCGGGATCCACTTCGCCGATGTGCCGCCGGGCCAGGCGAAGTACGTGAAGTGCGTGCGCGGCGCGGTGCTGGACGTGGTGGTGGACATCCGGGCCGGCTCGCCCACGTACAAGCGGTGGGAGGCGGTGCGCCTCGACGACAGCGCCCACCGGGCGGTCTATCTCGCGGAGGGGCTCGGCCACGCCTTCATGGCGCTGACCGACGACGCGTGCGTCCTGTATCTCTGCTCGCAGGGTTACGCGCCGGCGCGCGAGCACGGCATCGATCCGCTCGATCCGGAGCTGGGCATCGACTGGCCGCTGGATGTGGCCCCGCTGCTGTCCGGGAAGGACGCGTCGGCCCCTTCGCTGGCCGAGGCCGAGGAGCAGGGGCTGCTCCCCTCGTACGCGCAGTGCGAGGCGTACTACGCGCGGCTGCGGACGGCCGGTCCGCCGCCCATCGGCCTGCGGGCGGACGGCGGACCGCTGCTCAGCACCGCGGGGCGCTGA